The following are encoded in a window of Phaseolus vulgaris cultivar G19833 chromosome 3, P. vulgaris v2.0, whole genome shotgun sequence genomic DNA:
- the LOC137808718 gene encoding uncharacterized protein At4g38065-like, with protein MKEKPDTDNHATSEGTSDSDTLALLRPALSLLNRRTFTACRDFTRKIARSEPNASLQIEQILAVADVLAAAERRHDPLDWYSILRLSPGDAAADRDLVRQQFKTLVRLLDPNKNKFPFADEALMRVREAWRVLSDPALKASFDSKVQDAAASSFWTMCPYCWYLHEYQSCYEDCTLRCANCQKTFHGAAVKPPPPESVVAGKEEYYCYHVSLPLRYPVGEQGSFGYEENGMRKRFRVKTVANRSRRKGFVHVHALSDSDDAEEKR; from the coding sequence atgaaggaaaaaccaGACACAGACAACCACGCAACATCGGAGGGAACCAGCGACTCCGACACCCTCGCTCTGCTTCGCCCTGCTCTTTCCCTTCTCAACCGTCGCACTTTCACCGCCTGTCGCGACTTCACTCGCAAGATCGCCAGATCCGAACCCAACGCCTCTCTCCAAATCGAACAAATCCTCGCGGTTGCCGACGTTCTCGCCGCCGCAGAGCGCCGCCACGACCCTCTCGACTGGTACTCCATCCTGCGCCTCAGTCCCGGCGACGCCGCCGCGGACCGCGACCTCGTACGGCAACAGTTCAAGACCCTAGTGCGTCTCCTTGACCCTAACAAGAACAAGTTTCCCTTCGCCGACGAGGCCCTCATGCGCGTGCGCGAAGCCTGGCGTGTTCTCTCTGACCCCGCACTCAAGGCCAGTTTTGACAGCAAGGTTCAAGACGCCGCCGCTTCTTCGTTCTGGACAATGTGCCCCTACTGCTGGTACCTCCACGAATACCAGAGCTGCTACGAGGATTGCACGCTGAGGTGCGCCAATTGCCAGAAGACGTTTCACGGCGCGGCGGTGAAGCCCCCTCCACCGGAGTCGGTGGTGGCGGGGAAGGAGGAGTACTACTGTTACCACGTGAGTTTGCCGCTTAGATACCCTGTTGGTGAACAGGGTAGTTTTGGTTATGAGGAAAATGGGATGCGAAAGAGATTTAGGGTTAAAACAGTGGCTAATAGGAGTAGAAGGAAAGGGTTTGTTCATGTTCATGCTCTCTCTGATTCGGACGACGCCGAGGAGAAAAGATGA
- the LOC137808719 gene encoding uncharacterized protein yields MATIDHSFCSFERQPRKTCLQRHMFLSIRIPNTQHRLCASLFATAKSNKTTMASTSNSGGAFTTIQERVIVKKEIKKSKFIAIAGPISDEKSAMSFLSQVRDPRATHNTWAYKVGDLYRSNDDGEVPGTAGKPIQTVIDSSGLDRVMVVVIRHYGGIKLGTGGLVRAYGGIASECLRNAPTCFTKTKVPMGVEVPSELLGVLYHQVKSFNAEDMKEDYDTGKDGISMVTFKVDFDQAEKLEDALKANCSRELKFYKQ; encoded by the exons ATGGCGACGATTGATCATTCATTTTGTAGCTTTGAGAGACAGCCAAGGAAAACTTGTTTGCAGAGACACATGTTTCTGTCGATAAGGATACCCAACACTCAGCACCGCCTCTGCGCTTCACTCTTTGCCACCGCCAAATCCAACAAAACCACCATGGCCAGCACCAGCAATTCTGGTGGTGCCTTCACCACAATCCAAGAGAGGGTCATTGTCAAGAAAGAGATTAAGAAAAGCAAGTTCATTGCCATTGCTGGCCCCATCTCCGATGAAAAATCCGCCATGTCTTTCCTTTCTCAG GTCCGTGATCCACGTGCCACCCACAATACCTGGGCTTACAAG GTGGGAGATCTATACCGGTCCAATGATGACGGTGAGGTTCCAGGAACAGCTGGGAAACCAATACAAACTGTTATTGATTCTTCAGGATTAGACAGGGTGATGGTGGTGGTGATCAG GCATTATGGGGGTATCAAATTAGGTACTGGGGGATTGGTCAGGGCTTATGGAGGAATTGCGTCAGAATGCTTGAGGAATGCCCCAACCTGTTTTACGAAAACAAAG GTGCCAATGGGTGTAGAGGTGCCCTCTGAACTACTTGGAGTTCTCTACCATCAG gtGAAATCTTTTAACGCAGAAGACATGAAGGAGGATTATGATACCGGTAAAGATGGCATATCTATGGTTACTTTTAAAGTTGATTTTGACCAAGCTGAGAAATTGGAGGATGCACTGAAAGCCAATTGTAGCAGAGAATTGAAGTTTTATAAGCAGTGA